The following proteins are encoded in a genomic region of Chryseobacterium cucumeris:
- a CDS encoding M3 family metallopeptidase — translation MNILTEKFNTPYHSAPFNSIKNADYLPAFKDLIQKSEAEIDAIVNNSDAPTFENVIEALAYSGEQLDVVSNIFFNLNSAETSDEIQQIAQEVSPILTEYSSKISQNEALFNKIKKVYDEKGKYNLNEEQEMLLNETYKGFVRSGALLNEEDKEKLKKISMDLSVKSLQFGQNVLASTNAYFKHITNKEDLAGIPEAIIDQYAEEAKERNLEGWVVTLQYPSYIPFMTYAENRELRKELALANGKKSFDGGEFDNQNLIKELLNLKQQKAELLGYKNYADFVLEERMAKSPVKVFDFLNELLTKAKPYADKEIEELKSLAKADGIEEMQGYDHAFYAEKLRKAKFDLNDEELKPYFPLHQVQDAVFGLAGELFGLTFEERNDIPKYHEDVKVYEVKENGNYKSLLYVDYFPRKGKRAGAWMTSYKNQYKRNGENSRPHISIVCNFSKPTKDTPSLLTFQEVTTLFHEFGHALHGMMADTQYPTLSGTSVKWDFVELPSQFLENFCYEPEFLKTFAKHYKTGEVLPDEKIEKIEQSKNFMEGYQTLRQLGFGLLDMNYHTKVAELEHESVKEFEDKYTKATTLYPSNSETAMSPSFSHIFQGGYSAGYYSYKWAEVLDADAFQYFKENGIFNPEIAAKYKVLLSSGGTKDPMELYKSFRGSEPKVESLLKRAFG, via the coding sequence ATGAATATTTTAACAGAAAAATTTAACACTCCATATCATTCGGCTCCGTTCAACAGTATTAAAAATGCAGATTACCTGCCTGCATTCAAAGATTTAATTCAAAAATCTGAAGCGGAAATTGATGCTATTGTCAACAATTCTGATGCTCCCACATTCGAAAATGTTATTGAAGCTTTGGCCTATTCGGGAGAACAGCTGGATGTGGTTTCTAATATTTTTTTCAACTTAAATTCGGCAGAGACCAGCGATGAGATCCAGCAGATTGCCCAGGAGGTTTCTCCGATTTTAACGGAATATTCTTCAAAAATTTCTCAAAACGAGGCCCTTTTCAACAAAATCAAGAAAGTATATGATGAAAAGGGAAAATATAATCTCAACGAGGAACAGGAAATGCTTTTGAATGAGACCTACAAAGGTTTTGTAAGAAGCGGAGCTTTACTGAATGAGGAAGACAAAGAAAAATTAAAGAAAATCAGCATGGATCTTTCTGTAAAATCTTTACAGTTCGGACAAAATGTTCTGGCTTCCACCAATGCTTATTTTAAACATATCACCAATAAGGAAGATCTAGCAGGAATTCCTGAGGCGATCATTGATCAATATGCGGAAGAAGCGAAAGAAAGGAATCTTGAAGGCTGGGTAGTCACTTTACAGTATCCAAGCTATATTCCATTCATGACCTATGCTGAAAACCGTGAACTGAGAAAGGAACTGGCTTTAGCCAATGGTAAAAAGTCTTTCGATGGTGGTGAATTTGACAATCAGAATTTGATTAAAGAACTTCTGAATTTAAAACAACAAAAAGCTGAACTTTTAGGATATAAAAACTATGCTGATTTCGTTCTTGAAGAAAGAATGGCCAAGTCTCCGGTGAAAGTTTTCGATTTTTTAAATGAACTTCTTACCAAAGCAAAACCTTATGCCGATAAAGAAATTGAAGAATTAAAATCTTTAGCAAAAGCTGACGGAATTGAGGAAATGCAAGGTTACGACCATGCATTCTATGCTGAAAAACTTCGTAAGGCGAAATTCGACCTTAATGATGAAGAATTAAAACCTTATTTTCCATTACACCAGGTGCAGGATGCTGTATTCGGACTGGCTGGAGAACTTTTCGGACTGACTTTTGAGGAAAGAAACGATATTCCGAAATATCATGAAGATGTAAAGGTATATGAAGTAAAAGAGAACGGAAATTACAAATCATTACTATACGTTGATTATTTTCCAAGAAAAGGAAAAAGGGCCGGTGCATGGATGACCAGCTACAAAAACCAGTATAAGCGAAACGGCGAAAATTCCCGTCCGCATATTTCAATTGTCTGCAACTTCAGCAAACCGACAAAAGATACGCCTAGCTTATTGACCTTCCAGGAAGTGACGACTCTATTCCACGAGTTCGGGCATGCTCTTCACGGGATGATGGCAGATACTCAATATCCTACTCTTTCCGGGACTTCTGTAAAATGGGACTTTGTGGAACTTCCATCACAGTTTCTGGAAAACTTCTGCTATGAGCCTGAGTTCCTGAAAACTTTTGCAAAACACTATAAAACAGGAGAAGTTCTTCCTGACGAAAAAATTGAAAAAATCGAGCAGTCCAAAAATTTCATGGAAGGTTACCAGACTTTAAGACAACTAGGTTTCGGACTTCTGGACATGAATTATCATACTAAAGTGGCAGAACTGGAACATGAAAGTGTAAAAGAGTTTGAAGATAAATATACCAAAGCAACCACTCTTTATCCTTCGAATTCTGAAACAGCGATGAGCCCAAGCTTCTCTCACATTTTCCAGGGAGGATATTCAGCAGGATATTATTCTTACAAATGGGCGGAAGTTCTGGATGCTGATGCTTTCCAGTATTTCAAAGAAAACGGAATTTTCAATCCTGAGATTGCAGCCAAATATAAAGTCTTGCTTTCTTCGGGCGGAACAAAAGACCCAATGGAGCTTTACAAAAGTTTCAGGGGCAGTGAGCCGAAAGTGGAAAGCCTGTTGAAAAGAGCATTTGGATAG
- a CDS encoding DUF1801 domain-containing protein — protein sequence MTIQEQIHDYINSQPEKKRNDMLGLHRIILELMPDGQLWFLNGKDNDNKTVSNPNIGYGFYTLQYADGKTRDFYQIGMSANTTGISIYIMNISDKTYLSKTYGEKIGKAGVTGYCIKFKALKDINIEILKAAILDGLKE from the coding sequence ATGACCATTCAAGAACAAATCCACGACTATATCAACAGCCAGCCTGAAAAGAAACGTAATGATATGCTCGGGCTCCACCGCATCATTCTGGAGCTTATGCCGGATGGCCAGCTGTGGTTTCTGAATGGTAAAGACAATGACAATAAAACAGTTTCCAATCCTAATATCGGGTATGGATTTTATACATTACAATATGCTGACGGAAAAACCAGAGATTTTTACCAGATTGGGATGAGTGCCAATACCACAGGGATTTCCATTTATATTATGAATATCAGTGACAAAACTTACCTTTCAAAAACATACGGAGAAAAGATAGGTAAAGCTGGTGTAACAGGATATTGTATTAAGTTTAAAGCTTTAAAAGATATTAATATTGAAATACTGAAAGCTGCCATACTGGATGGACTCAAAGAATAA
- a CDS encoding tetratricopeptide repeat protein: protein MSTLKQRLENVKKLQAKRWENEDHWDTLNDLLIRELDEILLVEPENTPALINMGAVYSDMGENEKALEYLNTALNLGSEDKNLFVNLSIVLVYMGKHQEEYLEYLEEAEDKTEDPLTFKAHFDPQSL, encoded by the coding sequence ATGAGCACGTTAAAACAAAGATTAGAAAACGTAAAAAAACTTCAGGCCAAAAGATGGGAAAACGAAGATCACTGGGATACTTTAAACGATCTGCTGATCAGAGAACTGGATGAAATTTTACTGGTTGAGCCTGAAAACACTCCGGCTTTAATTAATATGGGTGCTGTTTATTCCGATATGGGAGAAAATGAAAAAGCACTGGAATATTTAAATACAGCATTAAATTTAGGTTCTGAAGACAAAAATCTGTTTGTCAATCTTTCCATTGTGCTTGTTTATATGGGAAAACATCAGGAAGAGTATCTTGAATATCTTGAAGAAGCTGAGGACAAAACTGAAGATCCTCTTACTTTTAAAGCACATTTTGATCCGCAATCCCTTTAA
- a CDS encoding YqaE/Pmp3 family membrane protein has protein sequence MLLAILLPFLSFIVRGKVFTGIICLILQITLIGWLPAAIWAVLSLNNERADKRNDRLIKAMRKIKNKTAQTHYKHLF, from the coding sequence ATGTTACTGGCCATATTATTACCCTTTTTATCTTTTATCGTCCGTGGAAAAGTTTTCACCGGAATCATCTGTCTGATTTTACAAATTACCCTTATCGGATGGCTTCCTGCGGCAATCTGGGCAGTTCTTTCTTTAAACAATGAAAGAGCTGACAAAAGAAATGACAGATTGATCAAAGCGATGCGGAAAATAAAAAATAAAACTGCTCAAACCCATTACAAGCACCTGTTTTAA
- a CDS encoding ArsR/SmtB family transcription factor, which translates to MRRDIFQAIADPTRRAIIALIAVQAMTPNAIAEHFDTTRQAVSKHLKILTECELVTQNHQGREIYYFLEIDKMKEIDHWLEQFRKIWESRFEQLDTLLATLKSQQK; encoded by the coding sequence ATGAGAAGAGATATTTTTCAGGCTATAGCAGATCCCACACGCCGGGCTATTATTGCACTGATTGCAGTACAGGCGATGACACCCAATGCCATCGCAGAGCATTTTGATACCACCAGACAGGCTGTTTCAAAACATCTGAAAATTCTGACGGAATGTGAATTGGTAACCCAGAATCACCAGGGAAGAGAAATTTATTACTTTTTAGAAATTGATAAAATGAAAGAAATAGATCATTGGCTGGAACAGTTCAGAAAGATTTGGGAAAGCCGTTTCGAGCAGCTTGATACCTTACTGGCAACATTGAAAAGCCAGCAGAAATAA
- a CDS encoding SRPBCC domain-containing protein: MKHHLQFDFLADKEKNTLTIRREFMANRQMVWDCYTKSELLDRWFAPKPLTTKTKSMEFREGGHWHYAMVEPNGTEYWGWVSYHTINPIDSYTSGDAFCNEKGEINTHLPQAEWTVTFTDKNENTLVETIVHYQSLADLETIIEMGMEQGMMATLEKLDELLSSLNQ; this comes from the coding sequence ATGAAACATCATCTTCAGTTCGATTTTCTGGCAGACAAGGAAAAGAACACCCTTACGATCAGACGTGAATTTATGGCAAACCGGCAAATGGTTTGGGACTGTTACACAAAAAGTGAACTTCTTGACCGTTGGTTTGCTCCAAAACCGTTGACCACGAAAACAAAATCAATGGAATTCCGTGAAGGCGGACACTGGCATTATGCAATGGTAGAGCCTAATGGAACAGAATACTGGGGCTGGGTAAGCTACCACACGATAAACCCAATAGATTCTTATACATCAGGTGATGCTTTTTGTAATGAAAAAGGAGAAATCAACACCCATCTTCCTCAGGCAGAATGGACAGTAACTTTCACTGATAAAAATGAAAATACCCTTGTAGAAACAATTGTTCACTATCAGTCCTTAGCTGATCTGGAAACCATTATCGAAATGGGTATGGAACAGGGAATGATGGCAACTCTTGAAAAACTCGACGAATTATTATCATCATTAAATCAATAA
- a CDS encoding SRPBCC family protein: MSHKITVSAAINADAQKVWNYYTQPEHITRWNFADPSWQCPSASNDMKVGGKYAARMEAKDGSFGFDFEAVYNEIKDGENFTYTMPDGRQVHVDFKENNGQTHVDVAFDPENQNPEDMQKGGWQAILDNFKKYTESN, from the coding sequence ATGAGCCACAAAATCACAGTTTCTGCAGCCATCAATGCAGATGCACAAAAAGTATGGAATTATTACACCCAACCGGAACATATCACCCGGTGGAACTTTGCTGATCCTTCCTGGCAGTGTCCTTCCGCTTCAAATGATATGAAAGTCGGAGGAAAATATGCAGCAAGAATGGAAGCAAAAGACGGAAGTTTCGGTTTCGACTTTGAAGCTGTTTATAATGAAATAAAAGATGGTGAAAACTTTACCTATACCATGCCGGACGGAAGACAGGTACATGTTGACTTTAAAGAAAACAATGGCCAAACCCATGTAGATGTAGCTTTTGATCCTGAAAACCAGAATCCTGAAGACATGCAGAAAGGAGGCTGGCAGGCAATTCTTGATAATTTCAAAAAATATACGGAATCAAATTAA
- a CDS encoding class I SAM-dependent methyltransferase: MKENKYDNPSFFDQYEKMLRSQIGLEGAGEWHTLKNMLPDFQGKNVLDLGCGFGWHCRYAIEHGAKSVTGIDLSEKMLAKAMEINNLEGIQYERKALEDVDYPAEQFDIILSSLTLHYIESFGTIAQQIYKWIIPGGSFVFSVEHPVFTAEGGQDWVYDKNGEKTCWPVDRYFIEGKRNTTFLGEHVIKYHHTLTSYLNTLLKAGFKIKEVIEPQPEEEMLKEIPEMKEELRRPMMLLISAEK; encoded by the coding sequence ATGAAAGAAAACAAATACGATAATCCTTCATTTTTTGATCAATACGAGAAAATGCTTCGTTCTCAGATAGGATTAGAGGGAGCAGGAGAATGGCACACCTTAAAAAATATGCTGCCTGATTTTCAGGGAAAAAATGTTCTTGACCTTGGCTGTGGTTTCGGGTGGCATTGCCGCTATGCGATAGAACACGGAGCAAAATCTGTAACCGGAATTGATCTTTCAGAAAAAATGCTGGCAAAAGCTATGGAAATCAATAATCTTGAAGGAATTCAATATGAAAGAAAAGCCCTTGAAGATGTTGACTATCCTGCCGAACAATTTGACATCATATTGAGCTCTCTTACCTTGCATTATATAGAATCTTTTGGTACCATCGCTCAACAGATTTATAAATGGATTATTCCCGGCGGATCATTTGTATTTTCAGTAGAGCATCCTGTTTTCACTGCAGAAGGCGGTCAGGATTGGGTATATGATAAAAATGGTGAAAAAACCTGCTGGCCGGTAGACCGTTATTTTATAGAAGGAAAAAGGAACACTACTTTTCTGGGAGAACATGTCATCAAATATCACCATACTTTAACTTCTTATTTAAATACATTATTAAAAGCAGGTTTTAAAATCAAAGAAGTTATTGAACCTCAACCAGAAGAAGAGATGTTGAAAGAAATTCCGGAGATGAAAGAGGAACTCCGCAGACCAATGATGTTGCTCATTTCAGCTGAAAAATAA
- a CDS encoding GNAT family N-acetyltransferase: MRLKNSKSFMNNFTSDNQIIIRKGASDDLPEMLQLFTATIDEVCKKDYDTRQLEAWKSGAGNEERWMEVIRDQYVLIAVIKNKIAGFCTLAHGNYIDLLFVHKDHQHQGIAAMLFRQIEKEALLNHETKVTADVSKTARPFFEKAGFQVVQEKTVYVKGVPLTNFTMIKYLIA; this comes from the coding sequence ATGAGATTAAAGAACAGCAAAAGCTTTATGAACAACTTTACATCAGATAATCAAATCATCATCAGGAAAGGAGCCAGTGATGATCTTCCGGAAATGTTGCAGCTTTTTACGGCAACCATAGATGAAGTATGTAAAAAAGACTATGATACTCGACAGCTTGAAGCCTGGAAATCCGGGGCTGGGAATGAGGAGAGATGGATGGAAGTGATCCGTGATCAATATGTTTTGATTGCGGTCATAAAAAATAAGATCGCTGGTTTTTGTACACTTGCTCACGGAAATTATATTGATCTGCTTTTTGTACACAAAGATCATCAGCATCAAGGTATCGCAGCCATGCTTTTTCGTCAGATTGAAAAAGAAGCTTTGCTGAATCATGAAACGAAGGTTACTGCAGATGTAAGCAAAACAGCCAGACCATTTTTTGAAAAAGCAGGCTTTCAGGTTGTTCAGGAAAAAACGGTCTATGTAAAAGGAGTTCCTTTGACCAACTTTACAATGATAAAATACCTCATCGCTTAA
- a CDS encoding helix-turn-helix domain-containing protein gives MELHSEYNEYRISVPQEFENVFTHFYFAENTSESSITKTLLPTYQTILLLCFGENATMFTREKTMISVDKCMVFGPVRQAFEYTLPAGCSILVANFKDDAFFRFFGKISIEQSVKHPNELLEENCFTDLWHQLKSLDSVTKQVDYILEFCKPYLQDRDITGQLLSSFENDLLNPVKVIAEQTQQTERNIQRKQKEQFGYSLKELNRYNRFLKAIQIIEKETERQNPVKWFTIIDECGYYDQSQLIHDFRHFINISPAQYLKFQQEICNPRSG, from the coding sequence ATGGAATTACATTCTGAATATAACGAGTACAGAATTTCTGTTCCTCAGGAATTTGAAAATGTATTTACTCATTTTTATTTTGCTGAAAACACTTCCGAATCCTCCATTACCAAGACGCTTTTACCTACTTATCAGACAATTCTGTTACTTTGTTTTGGAGAAAATGCTACGATGTTTACGCGGGAAAAAACGATGATAAGTGTGGACAAATGCATGGTATTCGGGCCGGTAAGACAAGCTTTTGAATATACACTTCCCGCAGGATGCTCTATTTTGGTTGCCAATTTTAAGGATGATGCATTCTTCAGGTTTTTTGGAAAAATATCTATTGAACAATCGGTAAAACATCCGAATGAATTACTGGAAGAAAATTGTTTTACAGACCTTTGGCATCAGCTTAAAAGCTTAGATTCAGTCACAAAACAGGTAGATTACATCCTTGAATTCTGTAAACCTTATCTGCAGGATCGGGACATTACAGGACAGCTGTTGAGTAGTTTTGAGAATGATCTGTTAAATCCCGTTAAAGTAATTGCAGAACAGACTCAGCAGACAGAAAGAAACATCCAGCGAAAGCAGAAAGAGCAGTTTGGCTATTCTTTAAAAGAACTTAACCGTTACAATCGATTTTTAAAAGCTATACAAATCATTGAAAAGGAAACTGAAAGGCAAAACCCTGTCAAGTGGTTTACGATCATTGATGAATGTGGCTATTATGACCAGAGCCAGCTTATCCATGATTTCAGGCATTTTATCAACATTTCTCCGGCTCAATATTTAAAATTCCAGCAGGAAATCTGTAATCCCAGGTCCGGATAG
- a CDS encoding NAD(P)H-dependent oxidoreductase, translating into MRHLIIYAHPNENSLNHHLLNTVVETLQFRNEEVVVRDLYTIDFDPVLSLDDMQGQRMGKVLDDVKTEQEYISWAEQITFIYPIWWTGLPAIMKGYIDRVFSYGFAYRYDQGIQKGLLKGKKTVIINTHGKSHEEYEKTGMDKALTLTSDNGIFIYSGLEIIRHLFFDKADKASPENLEIWKGQIKNLYSEHVLNY; encoded by the coding sequence ATGAGACATTTAATCATTTACGCGCATCCAAATGAAAACAGTTTAAATCATCATCTTTTAAACACAGTTGTTGAAACCCTTCAGTTTCGTAACGAGGAAGTTGTTGTGAGAGATCTTTATACCATAGACTTTGATCCTGTACTTTCTCTGGATGATATGCAGGGACAGCGTATGGGAAAAGTTTTGGATGATGTAAAAACCGAACAGGAATACATTTCGTGGGCAGAGCAGATTACTTTTATCTACCCAATCTGGTGGACCGGACTTCCTGCGATAATGAAAGGATACATAGACCGTGTTTTCAGCTATGGATTTGCCTACCGTTATGATCAGGGGATACAGAAAGGACTCCTGAAAGGTAAAAAGACGGTGATTATCAATACCCATGGAAAATCTCATGAAGAATATGAAAAAACAGGAATGGATAAAGCATTGACACTAACTTCTGACAATGGCATTTTTATCTATTCAGGGCTTGAAATCATCAGGCATTTATTTTTTGATAAAGCAGATAAAGCTTCTCCCGAAAATCTGGAAATCTGGAAAGGTCAGATTAAAAATTTATACTCTGAACATGTTCTTAACTATTAA
- the tyrS gene encoding tyrosine--tRNA ligase, with the protein MIHPLQENVAIILPENGLEEKLALASKENRKLSIKLGFDPTAPDLHLGHAVVLKKLKQFQDLGHQIIIVVGSFTARIGDPTGKNKARKPLSAEDVQHNAQTYINQLSKVIDVQKTKIVFNSDWLDALTFSEVIQLLSRVTVAQLMHRNDFNKRFTENTPIAMHELVYPILQGFDSVKIECDIEMGGTDQLFNCTMGRQLQEVHQMPAQIVMCMPLLRGLDGKEKMSKSLNNIIGLTDEPNEMFGKTMSIPDTLIEEFINLTTDFSMEEKTAIFSRLNEGENPMNIKKIIAKNIVSQYHDLASAEDAEQFFINQFQNKNFEDKVYEPVAIGSLKSIKNKISIVELCHQLKNDLSKSAIRRLVESGGIQINTIKITDANEEVELIPQTKIKIGRRGFFELV; encoded by the coding sequence ATGATTCATCCATTACAAGAAAATGTAGCTATCATCCTGCCTGAAAACGGTCTGGAAGAAAAACTGGCTCTGGCCTCTAAAGAAAACAGAAAACTTTCCATCAAACTGGGTTTTGATCCCACGGCTCCGGATCTTCATCTGGGGCATGCTGTGGTCTTAAAAAAACTGAAACAGTTTCAGGATCTGGGACATCAGATCATTATTGTTGTGGGAAGTTTTACAGCAAGGATTGGCGATCCCACAGGAAAAAACAAAGCAAGAAAACCTTTAAGCGCTGAAGATGTACAGCATAATGCCCAGACTTATATCAATCAGCTTTCAAAGGTAATTGATGTACAGAAGACAAAGATTGTTTTCAATTCCGACTGGCTGGATGCCCTTACTTTTTCTGAGGTGATCCAGCTTCTTTCAAGAGTTACCGTTGCACAGCTGATGCACCGAAATGATTTTAATAAAAGGTTTACAGAAAATACACCTATTGCCATGCATGAACTGGTTTACCCGATTCTTCAGGGTTTTGATTCTGTAAAAATTGAGTGCGATATCGAGATGGGAGGCACAGACCAGCTGTTCAACTGCACGATGGGAAGACAGCTTCAGGAGGTGCATCAAATGCCCGCTCAGATTGTCATGTGTATGCCCTTACTGAGAGGTCTTGACGGAAAAGAAAAAATGAGTAAATCCCTGAACAATATTATTGGATTGACGGACGAACCCAATGAAATGTTTGGAAAAACCATGTCTATTCCAGATACTTTGATTGAAGAGTTTATCAATCTTACTACCGATTTTTCTATGGAAGAAAAAACAGCAATTTTTTCCCGGTTAAACGAAGGCGAAAACCCAATGAATATTAAAAAAATCATTGCTAAAAATATCGTCAGCCAGTACCATGATTTGGCTTCAGCTGAAGATGCAGAACAGTTCTTTATCAACCAGTTTCAGAATAAAAATTTTGAAGATAAAGTGTATGAACCTGTAGCTATTGGTTCATTGAAAAGCATCAAAAATAAAATTTCTATCGTTGAACTTTGCCACCAGCTTAAAAATGACCTCAGCAAATCTGCTATCAGGAGATTGGTTGAGAGTGGAGGAATTCAGATCAATACCATTAAAATAACAGACGCAAATGAAGAGGTGGAGTTGATCCCTCAAACTAAAATTAAAATCGGGAGAAGGGGCTTTTTTGAGCTGGTGTAA
- a CDS encoding GNAT family N-acetyltransferase has protein sequence MNLNLRYQQADDTDIDFLLDLRMKTMNPHYENSGLSIDRETTLQRILYQFEKANIIFLNDQPIGLLKVDRTFTNIEVLQLQIDPSQQGKGLGKKILSDILEEASLAGKTVSLSVLKTNKAQHLYKSLGFRIVGEDQYSYFMETERQ, from the coding sequence ATGAATCTTAACCTGCGCTATCAACAAGCTGATGATACTGATATTGATTTTCTTCTCGATCTCAGAATGAAAACCATGAATCCTCATTATGAAAATTCCGGGCTTTCTATCGACAGGGAGACAACTTTGCAAAGAATTCTGTATCAGTTTGAAAAGGCCAATATCATTTTTTTAAATGATCAGCCCATCGGGCTGTTAAAAGTAGACAGAACATTTACCAATATTGAGGTTCTGCAGCTTCAGATTGATCCCAGTCAACAGGGCAAAGGGCTTGGAAAAAAGATCTTGTCAGATATTTTAGAAGAAGCTTCTTTAGCAGGGAAAACGGTTTCATTAAGTGTTTTAAAAACGAATAAAGCACAGCATCTTTATAAAAGTCTTGGGTTCAGAATTGTGGGGGAAGACCAGTATTCTTATTTTATGGAAACGGAAAGACAGTAA
- a CDS encoding helix-hairpin-helix domain-containing protein, whose product MKKTIKVVSVLDTAKSYEYVDENPIRGGVKDVYFSPDKEYVVAFYRNPLDEGQKERIMRIVSTYLQSLQSGNASEYFLNEIFRWPYDIVERNKLTGIVVPVYHHKFYFAKGYIGSDNIQGQDKVGKWFTAPMFRNQQYPLRLDRSELGDWLSYFQIAVNISRGVKKLHQMGLAHSDLSYNNILVDPVTKSACIIDIDGLVVPRLFPPEVIGTADFIAPEVLKTQHLKLQDPDRHLPNQKTDLHALAVLIYMYLLRRHPLRGGKIWDLDSEKDEILSMGEKAMFVEHPQNNSNHVKSDHLRKWDAFWGDPQKIPYTVTGPYISELFRKTFVDGLHDPIRRPTANEWETALLKTVDLIQPCLNPDCTEKWYVFDNTSNPKCPFCGTPHQGTLPVLDLYFKFDDEVWKPENHRLMVYHNQYLFKWHVSRKVIRNENLTMQDKMPVGYFTFHQGRWVLVNQSLSGMKDITEQKEIPPGSMVELTDGKKILLSSEEGGRLIYVTMANQ is encoded by the coding sequence ATGAAAAAGACCATTAAGGTTGTCTCTGTTCTGGACACAGCCAAATCCTATGAATACGTAGATGAAAACCCTATCCGGGGCGGGGTGAAGGATGTTTATTTTTCGCCTGATAAAGAATATGTAGTTGCTTTTTACCGGAATCCGCTGGATGAAGGACAAAAAGAAAGAATCATGAGAATTGTTTCCACTTATCTGCAAAGTTTACAGAGTGGAAATGCTTCAGAGTACTTTCTGAACGAAATATTCAGATGGCCTTATGATATTGTTGAAAGAAATAAACTAACGGGAATTGTAGTTCCTGTTTATCACCATAAATTTTATTTTGCCAAAGGTTATATCGGTTCGGATAATATCCAGGGACAGGATAAAGTGGGGAAGTGGTTTACCGCTCCCATGTTCCGGAATCAGCAGTATCCGTTGAGACTGGATCGGTCAGAATTGGGAGATTGGCTGAGCTATTTTCAGATTGCAGTCAATATCAGCAGAGGAGTGAAAAAGCTGCATCAGATGGGACTGGCACACTCCGATTTGTCTTATAACAATATTCTGGTAGATCCCGTTACAAAATCTGCCTGTATTATCGATATTGACGGTCTTGTGGTTCCCAGACTCTTTCCACCGGAAGTCATAGGAACCGCCGACTTTATTGCGCCTGAAGTTTTAAAAACCCAACATCTGAAACTTCAGGATCCGGACAGGCATTTACCCAATCAAAAAACAGACCTGCATGCTCTTGCGGTTCTCATTTATATGTATCTGCTAAGAAGGCATCCGCTGCGTGGAGGTAAAATCTGGGACCTGGATTCTGAAAAAGATGAAATTCTGTCCATGGGAGAAAAAGCAATGTTTGTAGAACATCCGCAAAATAATTCCAACCATGTGAAGTCCGATCATCTCAGAAAATGGGATGCATTCTGGGGCGACCCTCAGAAAATTCCTTATACGGTTACAGGCCCTTATATTTCAGAATTGTTCAGAAAGACATTCGTTGATGGATTACATGATCCCATCAGACGTCCCACTGCCAATGAATGGGAAACAGCTTTGTTGAAAACCGTAGATCTGATCCAACCATGTCTTAATCCGGATTGTACAGAAAAATGGTACGTCTTTGATAATACCAGCAATCCCAAATGCCCGTTTTGCGGAACACCACATCAGGGAACATTACCCGTTTTAGACTTATATTTTAAATTTGATGATGAGGTATGGAAACCGGAAAATCACAGGCTCATGGTTTATCATAATCAGTATCTTTTCAAATGGCATGTTTCCAGGAAAGTGATACGCAACGAGAATCTGACGATGCAGGATAAAATGCCGGTAGGATATTTTACGTTCCACCAGGGAAGATGGGTATTGGTCAACCAAAGCTTATCAGGAATGAAGGATATCACAGAACAGAAAGAAATTCCACCAGGCTCTATGGTTGAACTTACCGATGGTAAAAAAATACTGCTTTCCTCAGAAGAAGGCGGAAGATTGATTTACGTAACCATGGCAAACCAGTAA